One Carassius auratus strain Wakin chromosome 4, ASM336829v1, whole genome shotgun sequence DNA segment encodes these proteins:
- the pyroxd1 gene encoding pyridine nucleotide-disulfide oxidoreductase domain-containing protein 1 isoform X2, producing the protein MASDKQVTFVIVGGGIAGVTCAEQIASQFASDEVCLLTASPLVKTVTNFKQVSKTLEEFDIEEQPSSVLEEKYPNLKVIQSAVNLLRAEEHLLQAENGQTFHYKKLCICSGARPKLLYQDNPHVLGIRDTDSAQEFQKRLSKAKRIVVIGNGGIALELVYEVEGCEVIWAIKDKAIGNTFFDAGAAQFLIPSLEAEKKERSLPCKRARYTTDKTGGQSGATGELGSALGPDWHQGIELKGTEQNSSGVHIEYECEVSQIYTQQEFLRSQLDTEKSELGLWPAYVQLTNGTIYGCDFVVSATGVVPNTDPFLSGNHFELAGDHGLRVDDHMRTSEQDVYAAGDVCTAGWEPSALWQQMRLWTQARQMGWYAARCMAADVLEEPIELDFCFELFSHITKFFNYKVVLLGKFNAQGLGQDHELLVRCTKGQEYVKVVLTGGRMVGAVLIGETDLEETFENLILNQMDLSRYGEELLNPNIDIEDYFD; encoded by the exons ATGGCTTCAGATAAGCAAGTCACATTTGTGATCGTCGGTGGAGGAATTGCAGGTGTAACTTGTGCAGAACAG ATCGCATCGCAGTTCGCCTCAGATGAAGTTTGTCTTCTGACAGCCTCACCCTTAGTAAAGACGGTTACAAATTTCAAACAG GTGTCAAAGACGTTGGAAGAATTCGATATCGAGGAACAGCCCTCCAGTGTTTTAGAAGAAAAGTATCCCAATCTGAAAGTCATACAATCTGCAGTGAACCTCCTGCGAGCTGAAGAGCAT CTTTTACAAGCAGAGAACGGTCAGACGTTTCATTATAAAAAGCTGTGTATCTGCAGCGGAGCCAGACCCAAGCTTCTCTATCAAGATAACCCTCATGTGCTGGGCATACGGGACACAGACAGCGCTCAG GAGTTTCAAAAGCGTTTATCAAAGGCTAAAAGGATAGTTGTCATTGGCAATGGAGGAATCGCATTAGAATTGGT GTATGAAGTGGAAGGATGTGAAGTGATCTGGGCTATAAAGGATAAAGCCATAGGAAACACATTCTTCGATGCAGGAGCTGCTCAGTTTCTCATTCCCTCACTGGAGgctgagaaaaaagaaagatctTTGCCCTGCAAGAGAGCACGCTACACTACTGACAAGACTGGAG GCCAGAGTGGGGCTACAGGGGAGCTCGGCAGCGCCTTGGGCCCAGATTGGCATCAGGGGATTGAACTAAAAGGAACAGAGCAG AATTCCAGTGGAGTCCATATAGAATATGAGTGTGAGGTTAGCCAGATCTACACCCAGCAGGAGTTCTTGCGGTCCCAACTCGACACAGAGAAATCTGAattag gaCTGTGGCCAGCTTATGTTCAGTTAACCAATGGGACGATTTATGGATGTGATTTCGTCGTTAGCGCAACAGGCGTCGTGCCAAACACCGATCCTTTTCTCAGTGGAAACCAT TTTGAATTGGCAGGAGATCATGGTCTGAGAGTGGACGATCATATGCGGACGTCTGAACAGGATGTGTATGCGGCTGGAGATGTGTGCACTGCAGGCTGGGAGCCCAGCGCTCTCTGGCAACAG ATGCGATTGTGGACTCAGGCGCGTCAGATGGGCTGGTACGCAGCACGTTGTATGGCTGCGGATGTTCTGGAGGAGCCCATAGAGCTGGACTTCTGCTTTGAGCTGTTCTCACACATCACCAAATTCTTCAACTACAAG gtggTTTTGCTAGGGAAGTTTAATGCTCAGGGTTTGGGTCAGGACCATGAGCTTCTTGTGCGCTGTACAAAAGGCCAGGAGTATGTAAAGGTGGTTCTGACTGGGGGCCGAATGGTTGGAGCCGTCCTTATCGGAGAGACGGACCTGGAGGAAACTTTCGAGAACCTCATTCTCAACCAGATGGACTTATCCAGATATGGCGAGGAGCTTCTTAATCCTAACATTGACATTGAAGACTACTTTGACTGA
- the iapp gene encoding calcitonin gene-related peptide 2, which yields MYLPSQILIFLVMMQCVATVPYNRYSLSSNDKPDASREVNGWLVTDLSDNPFVSFTRPRPPRGLPAVNSHYMEKRKCNTATCVTQRLADFLVRSSNTRGTVYAPTNVGANTYGKRDLLQSPIYLPL from the exons ATGTATCTGCCCTCCCAGATCCTGATCTTCCTTGTGATGATGCAATGTGTTGCCACAGTCCCTTACAACAG GTACTCCCTTTCCTCTAACGACAAGCCGGATGCCTCGCGAGAGGTCAATGGATGGCTGGTTACAGATCTATCTGACAATCCATTTGTGAGTTTTACGAGGCCACGGCCTCCGAGGGGCCTCCCTGCGGTGAACAG TCATTACATGGAAAAGCGGAAGTGTAACACAGCCACCTGCGTGACTCAGAGATTAGCAGACTTTCTCGTCCGCTCCAGCAACACCCGTGGCACCGTCTACGCGCCGACCAACGTGGGAGCCAACACCTATGGGAAGAGAGACTTGCTGCAGTCGCCCATTTACCTGCCCCTATAG
- the pyroxd1 gene encoding pyridine nucleotide-disulfide oxidoreductase domain-containing protein 1 isoform X1 has protein sequence MASDKQVTFVIVGGGIAGVTCAEQIASQFASDEVCLLTASPLVKTVTNFKQVSKTLEEFDIEEQPSSVLEEKYPNLKVIQSAVNLLRAEEHLLQAENGQTFHYKKLCICSGARPKLLYQDNPHVLGIRDTDSAQEFQKRLSKAKRIVVIGNGGIALELVYEVEGCEVIWAIKDKAIGNTFFDAGAAQFLIPSLEAEKKERSLPCKRARYTTDKTGAGQSGATGELGSALGPDWHQGIELKGTEQNSSGVHIEYECEVSQIYTQQEFLRSQLDTEKSELGLWPAYVQLTNGTIYGCDFVVSATGVVPNTDPFLSGNHFELAGDHGLRVDDHMRTSEQDVYAAGDVCTAGWEPSALWQQMRLWTQARQMGWYAARCMAADVLEEPIELDFCFELFSHITKFFNYKVVLLGKFNAQGLGQDHELLVRCTKGQEYVKVVLTGGRMVGAVLIGETDLEETFENLILNQMDLSRYGEELLNPNIDIEDYFD, from the exons ATGGCTTCAGATAAGCAAGTCACATTTGTGATCGTCGGTGGAGGAATTGCAGGTGTAACTTGTGCAGAACAG ATCGCATCGCAGTTCGCCTCAGATGAAGTTTGTCTTCTGACAGCCTCACCCTTAGTAAAGACGGTTACAAATTTCAAACAG GTGTCAAAGACGTTGGAAGAATTCGATATCGAGGAACAGCCCTCCAGTGTTTTAGAAGAAAAGTATCCCAATCTGAAAGTCATACAATCTGCAGTGAACCTCCTGCGAGCTGAAGAGCAT CTTTTACAAGCAGAGAACGGTCAGACGTTTCATTATAAAAAGCTGTGTATCTGCAGCGGAGCCAGACCCAAGCTTCTCTATCAAGATAACCCTCATGTGCTGGGCATACGGGACACAGACAGCGCTCAG GAGTTTCAAAAGCGTTTATCAAAGGCTAAAAGGATAGTTGTCATTGGCAATGGAGGAATCGCATTAGAATTGGT GTATGAAGTGGAAGGATGTGAAGTGATCTGGGCTATAAAGGATAAAGCCATAGGAAACACATTCTTCGATGCAGGAGCTGCTCAGTTTCTCATTCCCTCACTGGAGgctgagaaaaaagaaagatctTTGCCCTGCAAGAGAGCACGCTACACTACTGACAAGACTGGAG CAGGCCAGAGTGGGGCTACAGGGGAGCTCGGCAGCGCCTTGGGCCCAGATTGGCATCAGGGGATTGAACTAAAAGGAACAGAGCAG AATTCCAGTGGAGTCCATATAGAATATGAGTGTGAGGTTAGCCAGATCTACACCCAGCAGGAGTTCTTGCGGTCCCAACTCGACACAGAGAAATCTGAattag gaCTGTGGCCAGCTTATGTTCAGTTAACCAATGGGACGATTTATGGATGTGATTTCGTCGTTAGCGCAACAGGCGTCGTGCCAAACACCGATCCTTTTCTCAGTGGAAACCAT TTTGAATTGGCAGGAGATCATGGTCTGAGAGTGGACGATCATATGCGGACGTCTGAACAGGATGTGTATGCGGCTGGAGATGTGTGCACTGCAGGCTGGGAGCCCAGCGCTCTCTGGCAACAG ATGCGATTGTGGACTCAGGCGCGTCAGATGGGCTGGTACGCAGCACGTTGTATGGCTGCGGATGTTCTGGAGGAGCCCATAGAGCTGGACTTCTGCTTTGAGCTGTTCTCACACATCACCAAATTCTTCAACTACAAG gtggTTTTGCTAGGGAAGTTTAATGCTCAGGGTTTGGGTCAGGACCATGAGCTTCTTGTGCGCTGTACAAAAGGCCAGGAGTATGTAAAGGTGGTTCTGACTGGGGGCCGAATGGTTGGAGCCGTCCTTATCGGAGAGACGGACCTGGAGGAAACTTTCGAGAACCTCATTCTCAACCAGATGGACTTATCCAGATATGGCGAGGAGCTTCTTAATCCTAACATTGACATTGAAGACTACTTTGACTGA